The DNA window TTCCGACGGCGAGCGCGGCACCGTGCACGGGAACGAGTCGCGTCCGGGCATGCCGTGCGCCACGGCCGCTCCCACCTGCTACTACTCGTGCGAGGAGACCTGTCCGCTCTCCTGCAACCCGAGCTGCATCGCGACCGACGCGTTCTGCTGCCCGGAAA is part of the Longimicrobium sp. genome and encodes:
- a CDS encoding pinensin family lanthipeptide, producing the protein MKLKLELDDLRVETFETAADSDGERGTVHGNESRPGMPCATAAPTCYYSCEETCPLSCNPSCIATDAFCCPES